One region of Thermococcus sp. genomic DNA includes:
- a CDS encoding UPF0147 family protein, with translation MSELIGQIVQVLKEQVVQDTVVPRNIRRAAEQAIEALLDESKEPAVRAADAIAILEEISEDPNMPMHTRTIIWEVLGALEQVK, from the coding sequence ATGAGCGAGCTCATCGGCCAGATCGTGCAGGTTCTCAAGGAGCAGGTCGTCCAGGACACCGTTGTTCCAAGGAACATAAGGCGCGCCGCCGAGCAGGCCATCGAGGCCCTCCTCGACGAGAGCAAGGAACCCGCCGTCAGGGCGGCCGATGCGATAGCTATCCTTGAGGAGATAAGCGAGGACCCGAACATGCCGATGCACACGAGGACGATCATCTGGGAAGTCCTCGGTGCCCTTGAGCAGGTCAAGTGA
- a CDS encoding CidB/LrgB family autolysis modulator: MNPLGITLTLAVFYLFSELHSRKRAFYTNPVLLSIITIAVILKWFGIPYGSYMDSAVILKFLLGPAVVSLAIPVYKGRETIRAYAREIGVGIVLGGTVAILSAFYITKLLGGSEEVLLSIAPKSVTTAIAIGISEKIGGIPALTAVLVILTGLLGNAFAPELLSLIKVRDRIARGLATGVSSHGLGTARIILEDELAGAVSGLAMALNGVFTSLLLPYLIELLK; encoded by the coding sequence ATGAACCCGCTCGGAATAACGCTCACCCTCGCTGTCTTCTACCTGTTCTCGGAGCTCCACTCCAGAAAGAGGGCGTTCTACACGAACCCGGTTCTCCTCTCCATAATCACGATAGCGGTCATCCTGAAGTGGTTCGGAATCCCCTACGGGAGCTACATGGACAGCGCGGTAATCCTCAAATTCCTCCTCGGACCGGCGGTGGTGAGCCTCGCCATCCCGGTTTACAAGGGCAGGGAGACCATAAGGGCCTACGCACGGGAGATAGGGGTTGGAATTGTCCTCGGTGGAACTGTTGCAATCCTGAGCGCGTTCTACATCACGAAGCTCCTCGGCGGAAGTGAGGAAGTCCTCCTGAGCATAGCCCCGAAGAGCGTCACCACGGCCATAGCGATCGGCATAAGTGAAAAGATAGGCGGTATTCCAGCTTTGACCGCGGTTCTCGTGATACTCACGGGGCTCCTTGGCAACGCCTTCGCCCCGGAGCTGCTCAGCCTCATTAAGGTCAGGGACAGAATAGCCAGGGGATTGGCGACTGGGGTCAGCTCCCACGGCCTCGGAACCGCGAGGATAATACTGGAGGACGAGCTCGCCGGGGCGGTCAGCGGCCTGGCCATGGCCCTAAACGGTGTCTTCACGTCCCTACTGCTTCCCTACCTAATCGAACTCCTCAAGTAG
- the cobO gene encoding cob(I)yrinic acid a,c-diamide adenosyltransferase yields MPWKEKLGLVHIYTGNGKGKTTAALGLAVRMLGSGGRVIVLQFMKAPDVYGEQKKIRECGAVIESFGLPKFVHGKPEPDDIAAAKKALQRAKEVVSSSEWDLVILDEICVALGFGMLDVDEVKGLIKSKAPHTELVLTGRYCPEELFELADYVTEMREVKHPYRRGILARRGVEF; encoded by the coding sequence ATGCCCTGGAAAGAAAAACTCGGCCTCGTCCACATCTACACGGGGAACGGAAAGGGAAAGACGACCGCTGCTCTTGGCCTCGCGGTGAGAATGCTCGGCTCCGGCGGAAGGGTCATCGTCCTCCAGTTCATGAAGGCGCCGGACGTCTACGGCGAGCAGAAGAAGATAAGGGAGTGCGGTGCCGTTATAGAGTCCTTCGGTTTGCCCAAGTTCGTCCACGGAAAGCCCGAGCCCGACGACATAGCGGCCGCCAAGAAGGCCCTTCAGCGCGCTAAAGAGGTAGTCTCAAGCAGCGAATGGGATCTGGTGATACTCGACGAGATATGCGTCGCCCTCGGCTTCGGCATGCTCGATGTTGATGAGGTCAAGGGGCTCATCAAGAGCAAAGCGCCCCACACCGAGCTCGTTCTGACCGGCCGCTACTGTCCGGAGGAGCTGTTTGAGCTTGCCGACTACGTCACCGAGATGAGGGAGGTAAAGCACCCGTACCGGAGGGGAATCCTCGCGAGGAGGGGTGTGGAGTTCTAG
- a CDS encoding Tfx family DNA-binding protein: protein MGNRSFLTEQQIRILRLRARGLKQSEIAEMLGTSRANISILERRALEKVEKARNTLLLWEQINSKISVEVRKGEDIFSVPERLFRKADELKIKVPYSTAEIIAFLVEHAPVEDRLARRDFTLFLDAKDRLRISECLLEEFD from the coding sequence ATGGGGAACCGGAGCTTTCTCACCGAACAGCAGATTAGGATCCTCCGCCTGCGAGCCAGGGGCCTTAAGCAGAGCGAGATAGCGGAGATGCTCGGAACGAGCAGGGCCAATATAAGCATCCTTGAGAGGCGCGCCCTTGAAAAGGTCGAGAAGGCTAGGAACACGCTCCTCCTCTGGGAGCAGATAAACTCGAAGATAAGCGTCGAAGTGAGGAAGGGGGAAGACATCTTCTCGGTTCCCGAGAGGCTCTTCAGGAAGGCCGACGAGCTGAAAATCAAGGTTCCCTACAGCACGGCCGAGATAATAGCCTTCCTCGTGGAGCACGCGCCCGTTGAGGACAGGCTCGCGAGACGGGACTTCACGCTCTTCCTCGACGCCAAGGACAGGCTCAGGATAAGCGAGTGCCTACTTGAGGAGTTCGATTAG
- a CDS encoding aldolase, whose amino-acid sequence MSRAIKTQLVKYSRLAHERGLTAAFGGNLSIRKGNLVFIKATGAVMDEMTREQVAVVDMDGRQVSGVRPSSEYRLHLAVYRRRPDVRAIAHLHPPHAIAATALIEWELPIMTPEAEIYLKRIPIAPFRPAGTQELADVVADAILQSDAVLMERHGIVTVGRTLREAFYKAELVEESAKLWHLTRK is encoded by the coding sequence ATGAGCAGGGCGATAAAGACCCAGCTTGTTAAATACTCCCGTCTCGCCCACGAGCGGGGATTAACGGCGGCATTTGGGGGGAACCTGAGCATCAGAAAGGGAAACCTCGTCTTCATCAAGGCCACCGGGGCAGTAATGGACGAGATGACCCGGGAACAGGTGGCGGTCGTGGACATGGACGGAAGGCAGGTCTCGGGGGTAAGACCCTCCTCGGAGTACAGGCTCCACCTCGCCGTTTACAGGAGGCGGCCGGACGTTAGGGCGATAGCGCACCTCCATCCCCCCCACGCGATAGCGGCCACCGCCCTAATCGAGTGGGAACTGCCGATAATGACCCCCGAGGCGGAGATATACCTGAAGAGAATCCCGATAGCCCCGTTCAGACCTGCTGGAACTCAGGAGCTGGCCGACGTCGTGGCAGACGCGATACTCCAGTCCGATGCAGTCTTGATGGAGAGGCACGGCATAGTGACCGTTGGGAGGACTCTGAGGGAGGCATTCTACAAGGCAGAACTCGTGGAGGAGAGTGCAAAGCTCTGGCACCTTACCAGAAAATAG
- the udg gene encoding type-4 uracil-DNA glycosylase gives MGREEAMRKLEERIKACQRCPLGKLRTNAVPGSGSYGAEIMFVGEAPGYWEDQKGLPFVGRAGKVLDELLAEIGLTRDEVYITNIVKCRPPENRDPTDDEIKACSPYLDRQIDIIRPKVIVPLGRHSMRYILEKFGFEAEPISKIHGKTFEANTLFGKFVIMPMYHPAVALYRPPLKEELRKDFLKLKELIRGSP, from the coding sequence ATGGGCAGGGAAGAGGCGATGAGAAAGCTTGAGGAGCGGATTAAGGCGTGCCAGAGGTGCCCCCTCGGGAAGCTCAGAACGAACGCCGTTCCTGGTTCCGGAAGTTACGGTGCTGAAATAATGTTCGTCGGAGAGGCACCGGGGTACTGGGAAGATCAGAAGGGCCTTCCCTTCGTCGGCAGGGCGGGTAAAGTTCTCGACGAGCTATTGGCTGAGATAGGGCTTACCCGGGACGAGGTCTACATCACCAACATAGTGAAGTGCCGCCCCCCCGAAAACCGCGACCCCACCGATGATGAAATCAAGGCCTGCTCCCCGTACCTCGACAGGCAGATAGACATAATCCGGCCCAAGGTGATAGTGCCCCTCGGCAGGCACTCGATGCGCTACATCCTCGAAAAGTTCGGCTTCGAAGCCGAACCGATAAGCAAGATACACGGGAAAACTTTCGAGGCAAACACCCTTTTCGGGAAATTCGTCATAATGCCGATGTACCACCCGGCGGTGGCCCTATACCGTCCCCCGCTGAAGGAGGAACTGCGGAAGGATTTCCTGAAACTGAAGGAGCTCATCAGAGGCTCTCCATGA
- a CDS encoding DUF3213 domain-containing protein has product MSVSPDKRLTMLSFRFGNIDWEKATAKQYELLKDERIWRAFLNGYSKNGFVIFDEDALPREELLEALKELEPEIVGEERIAVKELVESSYSWNNILGSMES; this is encoded by the coding sequence ATGAGCGTCAGTCCGGACAAGAGGCTCACGATGCTCAGCTTCAGGTTCGGGAACATAGACTGGGAGAAGGCCACGGCAAAGCAGTACGAGCTCCTGAAGGACGAGAGGATATGGAGGGCGTTCCTCAACGGATACTCCAAGAACGGCTTCGTGATATTCGACGAGGACGCACTTCCCAGGGAGGAGCTCCTGGAGGCCCTGAAAGAGCTGGAACCGGAAATAGTCGGAGAGGAGCGCATAGCGGTGAAGGAGCTCGTGGAATCCAGCTACTCATGGAACAACATCCTGGGGAGCATGGAATCATAA
- a CDS encoding Na+/H+ antiporter NhaC family protein: MSDFGILSLLPPLVAIILAIWTKRVILALFAGVWIGGVMISGWNPVTGTTQTLDWIVANATDDWNVKILLFDFLIGAGVGLIYKSGGAYAIGRALASRVKSSRGASLMGWLLGVLIFFDDYTNTIIVGNTMRPITDRTRVSREMLAYIDDSTAAPVAGLAIVSTWIGYEVGLIGDAFSKLNVDLASVGGAYGAWAHSVPFRFYSILAIILVFIVALTHRHYGAMLQAEMRARTEGKVLRDGAKPLMTTEVDLGMPKEGGSVHIFIWPILTLIFVTLYGMWYTGGGGEVYATDGLMGVLGNSDSALALLWGSFAMVVVAFFLVLATKQMTIEEAEDAIVRGMKQMVIANTILLLAWSIKSATDAVGTAPYIVDLAKSAGVTGSWVPLIVFLISMFISFTTGTSWGTFSIMLPIAIPLAYGVTGYVGPEVFAAIGAVFAGGIFGDHCSPISDTTIMSSMFSGSDHIDHVTTQVPYAMTASGVGIILYLLFGLGVHSWWILLPLGFVLLIGAWYFLSEWYGKKYGIPHGKVPVYVVEE, encoded by the coding sequence GTGTCGGATTTCGGAATACTGTCTCTGCTGCCACCCCTGGTGGCTATTATACTGGCGATATGGACGAAGAGGGTTATCCTAGCGCTGTTCGCCGGTGTCTGGATTGGGGGCGTCATGATCTCCGGCTGGAACCCAGTGACCGGAACCACGCAGACCCTTGACTGGATAGTGGCGAACGCCACCGACGACTGGAACGTCAAGATACTGCTGTTCGACTTCCTCATTGGAGCCGGCGTCGGGCTGATCTATAAGTCCGGCGGTGCGTATGCGATAGGCCGCGCCCTCGCGAGCAGGGTTAAAAGCAGCCGCGGCGCCTCTCTGATGGGATGGCTCCTCGGTGTGCTCATATTCTTCGACGACTACACCAACACCATCATCGTCGGTAACACCATGAGGCCCATCACCGACAGGACGAGGGTCTCGCGTGAGATGCTTGCATACATCGACGATTCAACGGCTGCACCGGTCGCGGGTTTGGCGATAGTCTCGACCTGGATAGGCTACGAGGTCGGCCTGATAGGGGACGCCTTCAGCAAGCTGAACGTTGACCTGGCGTCTGTTGGGGGCGCCTACGGTGCGTGGGCCCACAGCGTTCCCTTCAGGTTCTACTCGATACTGGCGATAATACTCGTCTTCATCGTGGCGCTCACCCACAGGCACTATGGTGCCATGCTCCAGGCCGAGATGCGCGCCAGGACGGAGGGCAAAGTCCTGCGTGACGGTGCGAAGCCGCTAATGACCACCGAGGTTGATCTCGGCATGCCCAAGGAGGGGGGAAGCGTCCACATCTTCATATGGCCCATACTGACGCTGATCTTCGTCACCCTCTACGGTATGTGGTACACCGGCGGTGGGGGCGAGGTCTACGCCACCGATGGACTGATGGGAGTCCTCGGGAACTCCGACTCTGCACTGGCGCTCCTCTGGGGAAGCTTCGCGATGGTCGTCGTGGCCTTCTTCCTCGTGCTCGCCACCAAGCAGATGACGATTGAGGAAGCCGAGGACGCCATAGTCCGCGGCATGAAGCAGATGGTCATAGCCAACACCATCCTGCTGCTCGCGTGGAGCATCAAGAGCGCGACAGACGCAGTTGGAACCGCCCCCTACATCGTCGACCTCGCCAAGAGCGCCGGCGTCACCGGGAGCTGGGTGCCGCTGATAGTGTTCCTCATCTCGATGTTCATCTCATTCACGACCGGAACGAGCTGGGGAACCTTCAGCATCATGCTGCCGATAGCGATACCCCTCGCCTACGGCGTTACAGGCTACGTTGGCCCGGAGGTCTTCGCGGCAATCGGTGCCGTCTTCGCCGGCGGTATCTTCGGCGACCACTGCTCCCCGATCAGTGATACGACAATCATGAGCTCGATGTTCAGCGGTTCCGACCACATAGACCACGTCACGACCCAGGTTCCCTACGCAATGACCGCCTCGGGCGTCGGCATAATCCTCTACCTCCTCTTCGGACTCGGAGTCCACAGCTGGTGGATCCTCCTGCCACTTGGCTTCGTGCTCCTCATCGGGGCCTGGTACTTCCTCAGTGAGTGGTACGGCAAGAAGTACGGCATACCGCACGGAAAGGTTCCCGTGTACGTGGTAGAGGAATGA
- the tes gene encoding tetraether lipid synthase Tes → MAESVGEVPSGEKEFDQLTRRIRDIVEFPEISEEEFEEMLRKASRAYGAPLPHRTYSLCPETRRVVPALVWEKDGKVWITKRCPEGMITDVYYEDVEQYYRFQKWKFDFKLMSANVDASGVNCPLDCGLCARHRSHTSLLNIVLTNRCNLSCWYCFFYAKEGQPIYEPTLEQIRMMLRNAKKEHPIGANAVQLTGGEPTLRDDLIEVIRIAKEEGYDHVQLNTDGIKLAFEPELVKEIRRAGVNVLYLSYDGMSPQTNWKNHWEIPLIFENVRKANGPGIVLVPTTIRNVNDHELGAIINFGLNHLDIVRGVNFQPISLVGRVPKKERQRFRITIPGAIKRIEEQTHGAIAREDWYPIPIAGHIAKFFEAFSGSKYYMTSHYGCGAATYVFLDRENKRVVPIGRFLDVEGFVEYLESKAEEIEHWKSMGRLHKLKLGAEIFMKFKSFYDEKYAPEGLGVLDLIKNAFVHGNYDALGKFHINSLFLGMMHFMDEYNYDVERVERCVIHYAMPDGRIVPFCTFNVIPELYRDKVQAQFSYTWEEWKAMHPDWEYQKDKYIRTKEFVERMKNSELYRKTYIDIEDYLGVMESGK, encoded by the coding sequence ATGGCAGAGAGCGTTGGTGAAGTGCCCAGCGGTGAGAAAGAATTCGACCAGCTAACGAGGAGGATCAGGGACATAGTCGAGTTCCCGGAGATCAGCGAGGAGGAGTTCGAGGAGATGCTCAGGAAGGCCAGCAGGGCCTACGGTGCACCGCTGCCGCACAGAACGTATTCCCTCTGCCCGGAGACCAGAAGGGTTGTCCCCGCACTCGTCTGGGAGAAGGACGGCAAGGTATGGATAACGAAGCGCTGTCCGGAAGGTATGATAACCGATGTCTATTATGAGGACGTTGAGCAGTATTACAGGTTCCAGAAGTGGAAGTTCGATTTCAAGCTCATGAGCGCCAACGTTGACGCCTCGGGCGTCAACTGTCCCCTCGACTGCGGCCTCTGTGCGAGGCACCGCTCCCACACCAGCCTTCTCAACATCGTTCTCACCAACCGCTGCAACCTGAGCTGCTGGTACTGCTTCTTCTACGCCAAGGAGGGCCAGCCGATATACGAACCCACCCTCGAGCAGATACGCATGATGCTCCGCAACGCCAAGAAGGAGCATCCGATAGGTGCCAACGCCGTCCAGCTCACCGGAGGCGAGCCCACCCTCAGGGATGACCTCATAGAGGTAATCAGAATCGCCAAGGAGGAGGGCTACGACCACGTCCAGCTCAACACCGATGGAATAAAGCTCGCTTTCGAGCCGGAACTGGTCAAAGAGATACGCAGGGCAGGGGTCAACGTACTGTACCTCAGCTACGATGGAATGAGCCCCCAGACCAACTGGAAGAACCACTGGGAGATTCCGCTCATCTTTGAGAACGTCAGGAAGGCCAACGGGCCGGGCATAGTCCTCGTGCCGACCACCATAAGGAACGTCAACGACCACGAGCTCGGGGCAATAATAAACTTCGGCCTCAACCACCTGGACATCGTCAGGGGCGTCAACTTCCAGCCGATTTCCCTCGTCGGAAGGGTCCCCAAGAAGGAGCGCCAGCGCTTCAGAATAACGATCCCCGGGGCCATAAAGCGCATAGAGGAGCAGACTCACGGTGCAATAGCCAGGGAGGACTGGTACCCGATCCCGATAGCCGGCCACATAGCCAAGTTCTTTGAGGCATTTTCAGGAAGCAAGTACTACATGACCAGCCACTACGGCTGCGGCGCGGCGACCTACGTCTTCCTCGACAGGGAAAACAAGAGGGTCGTTCCGATAGGAAGGTTCCTCGACGTCGAGGGGTTTGTTGAGTACCTGGAGAGCAAGGCGGAGGAGATAGAGCACTGGAAGAGCATGGGCAGGCTCCACAAGCTCAAACTTGGTGCCGAGATATTCATGAAGTTCAAGAGCTTCTACGACGAGAAGTACGCCCCGGAGGGGCTCGGAGTCCTCGACCTCATAAAGAACGCCTTCGTTCACGGCAACTACGACGCCCTTGGAAAGTTCCACATAAACTCCCTCTTCCTTGGAATGATGCACTTCATGGACGAGTACAACTACGACGTTGAGAGGGTTGAGCGCTGCGTCATCCACTACGCAATGCCGGACGGAAGGATAGTGCCCTTCTGTACCTTCAACGTGATCCCTGAGCTCTACAGGGACAAGGTTCAGGCCCAGTTCAGCTACACCTGGGAGGAGTGGAAGGCCATGCACCCAGACTGGGAGTACCAGAAGGACAAGTACATCAGGACGAAGGAGTTCGTTGAGCGGATGAAGAACAGCGAGCTCTACAGGAAGACCTACATCGACATCGAGGACTACCTTGGGGTCATGGAAAGCGGGAAGTGA
- a CDS encoding DUF2139 domain-containing protein translates to MLLRDYRFPPRYGPEWGSGGIFGLKYHNGTLYFTLAFEAEAHFVRDGQEKVYDFTLLGDPPTSGGDTYNAVETVDEFIYFGGWVHAPAVYREDRRILFHNKYSHVHVYDTENDSIRLLWKDSIHHETDWAGEVSDILYDPYGDRLLLAREDGHANLGVYALDRRTGKAEPLIHEPSLRGTVVHDAAFFGVGSNFTSGLREIKALDLITGKWEAFKPGDSVDGRPYIRPEYGPLASAYNRAFAFVRGGIIAGNPLMGEDFRFFRLFEFYTFYAPFRVNAVNVGGGILTAYNAHHDVLYRPDGSLTWATTNTITGPSVLLYIAPPMVKIVGAFGARVTSIEKMDGKLLVATNTTPNTGSTEATPFDTGNRDIVILDEKVIQERPPAVSFSLPLALPGMAKEMGGGTFGGIPLDGYREPRMVLYLSGDNRLTVYEYDLSLPAGEAVAETFDVKAGKNILELDSFSGIVSFELEKEDMKGKVRIELR, encoded by the coding sequence ATGCTTCTCAGGGACTATAGATTCCCCCCAAGGTACGGCCCGGAGTGGGGCAGCGGCGGCATATTCGGGCTGAAATACCACAACGGGACGCTTTACTTCACGCTGGCCTTTGAGGCCGAGGCGCACTTCGTCAGGGACGGTCAGGAGAAGGTCTATGACTTCACCCTTCTCGGCGACCCCCCGACGAGCGGCGGAGATACCTACAACGCGGTCGAGACGGTCGATGAGTTCATCTACTTCGGCGGCTGGGTTCACGCCCCTGCCGTTTACAGGGAGGACAGGAGGATACTCTTCCACAACAAGTACTCCCACGTCCACGTCTACGACACGGAAAACGACTCAATAAGGCTCCTCTGGAAGGACTCGATTCACCATGAAACGGACTGGGCGGGAGAGGTTAGCGATATACTCTACGACCCGTACGGCGACAGGCTTTTGCTCGCGAGGGAGGACGGGCACGCAAACCTCGGCGTCTATGCCCTTGACAGGAGAACCGGGAAGGCCGAGCCCCTGATCCACGAGCCTTCCCTCAGGGGGACGGTAGTCCACGACGCGGCCTTCTTCGGCGTCGGCAGCAACTTCACCTCCGGGCTGAGGGAGATAAAGGCCCTCGACCTGATAACCGGAAAGTGGGAGGCGTTTAAACCCGGGGACAGCGTCGATGGGAGACCGTATATAAGGCCAGAATACGGTCCGCTGGCGAGCGCGTACAACAGGGCCTTTGCCTTCGTCCGCGGTGGGATAATAGCCGGCAACCCGCTGATGGGCGAGGACTTCCGGTTCTTCCGCCTCTTTGAGTTCTACACCTTCTACGCCCCCTTCAGGGTCAACGCCGTAAACGTCGGCGGTGGGATACTGACGGCCTACAACGCCCACCACGATGTCCTCTACCGGCCGGATGGAAGTCTAACATGGGCAACGACCAACACGATAACCGGCCCCAGCGTTCTCCTCTACATCGCCCCGCCAATGGTCAAGATTGTTGGGGCTTTTGGGGCGAGGGTTACGAGCATCGAGAAGATGGACGGAAAGCTCCTCGTGGCCACCAACACAACCCCGAACACAGGCTCAACCGAGGCGACGCCCTTCGACACCGGGAACAGGGACATAGTCATCCTTGACGAGAAGGTAATCCAGGAGAGGCCACCTGCGGTGAGCTTCTCACTGCCCCTGGCACTGCCTGGCATGGCGAAGGAGATGGGCGGTGGAACCTTCGGAGGGATCCCGCTGGACGGCTACCGCGAGCCGAGGATGGTTCTCTACCTGAGCGGCGACAACAGGCTGACCGTCTATGAGTACGACCTCTCGCTTCCCGCAGGGGAGGCCGTTGCCGAGACCTTCGACGTTAAGGCAGGCAAGAACATCCTTGAACTAGACTCGTTCAGCGGAATCGTCAGCTTCGAGCTGGAGAAAGAGGACATGAAAGGAAAGGTAAGAATAGAGCTTCGCTGA
- a CDS encoding CidA/LrgA family protein yields MRPYRGLAIIFGFYALGEFTSFALNLPIPGSVLGMLYLLAALLGGAVKLEWVEDEAELFVRNMSVMFIPPGVGIVTYLGLIRSQAVPIFTALVLSFLITLVVTAKTVEFLRRWKE; encoded by the coding sequence ATGAGGCCCTACCGAGGACTGGCGATAATATTCGGCTTCTATGCACTGGGTGAGTTCACGAGCTTTGCCCTCAACCTGCCGATCCCGGGGAGCGTCCTTGGAATGCTCTACCTCCTCGCGGCCCTCCTCGGAGGTGCAGTAAAGCTCGAATGGGTTGAGGATGAGGCCGAGCTCTTCGTCAGGAACATGAGCGTCATGTTCATCCCCCCTGGGGTGGGGATAGTGACCTACCTTGGCCTCATAAGGAGCCAGGCCGTTCCCATATTCACCGCCCTGGTTCTGAGCTTCCTGATCACTCTCGTCGTAACAGCGAAGACCGTTGAGTTTCTCAGGAGGTGGAAGGAATGA